A single genomic interval of Campylobacterota bacterium harbors:
- the tuf gene encoding elongation factor Tu, with translation MAKEKFTRTKPHVNIGTIGHVDHGKTTLTAAITAVLAVTNGAAMMDYDQIDNAPEERERGITIATSHVEYETDKRHYAHVDCPGHADYVKNMITGAAQMDGAILVVSAADGPMPQTREHILLSKQVGVPYIVVFMNKEDMVDDEELLELVEMEIRELLSNYDFPGDDTPIVAGSALRALEEAKTGTLGEWSAKIQKLMAAVDEYIPEPTRETDKDFLMPVEDVFSISGRGTVVTGRIERGVVKIGDTIEIVGLRDTQTTTVTGVEMFRKEMEQGEAGDNCGILLRGTKKEDVERGQVLCKPKSITPHTKFEAEIYVLSKEEGGRHTPFFNGYRPQFYVRTTDVTGAITLPEGTEMVMPGDNVKINAELIHPIAMEEGTRFAIREGGRTVGAGVVSKILA, from the coding sequence ATGGCAAAAGAAAAGTTTACGCGTACTAAACCACACGTTAACATCGGTACAATCGGTCACGTTGACCACGGTAAAACTACTTTGACAGCTGCTATTACAGCTGTACTCGCAGTAACAAACGGTGCTGCTATGATGGACTACGATCAGATCGACAACGCTCCTGAAGAGCGCGAGCGCGGTATTACGATCGCTACATCACACGTTGAGTACGAAACAGACAAACGTCACTACGCGCACGTTGACTGTCCTGGTCACGCCGACTACGTCAAAAACATGATTACGGGTGCTGCTCAGATGGACGGCGCTATTCTCGTTGTTTCTGCAGCGGACGGCCCGATGCCACAAACGCGTGAGCACATCCTTCTTTCTAAACAAGTCGGTGTTCCTTACATCGTTGTTTTCATGAACAAAGAAGATATGGTTGACGACGAAGAACTTCTTGAGCTTGTTGAAATGGAAATCCGTGAATTGCTCAGCAACTACGACTTCCCAGGTGACGATACTCCAATCGTAGCCGGTTCTGCACTTCGCGCTCTTGAAGAAGCGAAAACTGGAACACTCGGTGAGTGGTCTGCGAAAATCCAGAAGCTGATGGCTGCGGTTGACGAGTACATCCCTGAGCCGACTCGTGAAACAGACAAAGATTTCTTGATGCCTGTTGAAGACGTTTTCTCAATCTCTGGACGTGGTACGGTTGTAACTGGTCGTATCGAGCGTGGTGTTGTTAAAATCGGTGACACGATCGAGATCGTTGGTCTTCGCGACACTCAGACAACTACCGTTACCGGTGTTGAAATGTTCCGTAAAGAAATGGAGCAGGGTGAAGCGGGTGATAACTGCGGTATCCTCCTTCGCGGTACGAAAAAAGAAGATGTTGAGCGTGGTCAGGTTCTTTGTAAGCCTAAATCAATCACTCCTCACACAAAATTCGAAGCTGAGATTTACGTACTGAGCAAAGAAGAGGGTGGACGTCATACTCCGTTCTTCAACGGTTACCGTCCTCAGTTCTACGTTCGTACAACGGACGTAACAGGTGCGATCACTCTGCCGGAAGGTACAGAGATGGTTATGCCTGGCGATAACGTTAAAATCAATGCCGAACTGATCCATCCGATCGCGATGGAAGAGGGTACTCGCTTCGCGATCCGCGAAGGTGGACGTACTGTCGGTGCAGGTGTCGTTTCTAAAATCCTTGCATAA
- the rpmG gene encoding 50S ribosomal protein L33, with product MRENIHLACEKCTRRNYHTSKNKKTHTEKFSVKKFCKFCREHTVHKEAKL from the coding sequence ATGCGTGAAAATATTCACTTGGCTTGTGAAAAGTGCACACGCCGCAACTACCACACAAGCAAAAACAAAAAGACTCACACTGAAAAATTTTCAGTGAAAAAGTTTTGCAAATTCTGCCGCGAACACACCGTTCACAAAGAAGCGAAACTTTAA
- the secE gene encoding preprotein translocase subunit SecE translates to MKNTLSNYIHSAKMELAKVIFPTKPQVRQAFIAVLVVVTFVVLFLALVDFIMSSTVSAILS, encoded by the coding sequence ATGAAAAACACGTTGAGCAATTACATCCACAGCGCCAAAATGGAACTGGCAAAAGTCATTTTCCCGACAAAACCCCAGGTCCGCCAGGCATTTATCGCGGTGCTGGTCGTCGTGACGTTCGTCGTTTTGTTCCTTGCGTTGGTGGACTTCATCATGTCATCAACCGTTTCGGCAATTTTGAGTTAA